One Anguilla rostrata isolate EN2019 chromosome 15, ASM1855537v3, whole genome shotgun sequence genomic window, ctcaaccaggattcgtcgcaggtcagccaatgtggttgaatggaatggcctgccaacagcccagacctcaaccAAACTGAACACTTGTGGGATCAGCTTGGGCGTGCCGTACGTGCTAGAGTGACCAACGCAAccacgttggctgacctgcgaCGAATCCTGGTTAaggaatggaatgccatcccacagcaatgcgtgaccaggctggtgaccagcatgaggaggaggtgccaggctgCTGTGGTTTCGTATGGTTCCCGCTACTGAGGctcgaccaaacacaaatttccaaactttttttgaggagtttataTGACAAACAAAAATTCCTGGGAACAAGAGACAGATGATGGCATTACCAGCACTTTTTCTTAACTGCATGTGCATTTTGGGGACAGTGCAGTGCCATAAGGCATTTTTaccttttgtttgtgtgaaagtaaaagtgaaaaagCAGAACTGAAGAGCTCAGTAAATCATTGCACTTAGGGAGCTAATGTTATTGCTGATGTTAACAATGATGATCACTGTAATTATAATAGTGATATTGACTGTGTGTCTTTAGGCAATAGCTTTATGCCAATACCTAGATACGAATCGTCAGGAAATCAATCTGATGGACAAGACAGTATTGGAAATTGGGGCTGGAACCGGCCTTCTGTCGATTGTGGCCTGTCTTCTGGGTAAGTCTACGGTGCAACCTTTCCCCAAGTACGTCAGATAAGTTTGCCTGTAGACCAGTCTGTTAAGCAACTGCAGATATCTTTAGATCAATATGTTTGATGCATCTATGTGCCTGTAGGCACGCTCTTTCGGCTGAATCTATATGCTGGCAGGGTACATTATTCATCATGCACAACAAGATGTATTTTAGCTTGTTAACGGATGCTTTGGTTCATCAGGGTAATAGGAAGTGTTTGGAGTTCTTTGGGGTTTTAACGGGGTGCATGTATGGTCCCCAGGAGCACGGGTGCTGGCAACAGACATGCCGGATATCCTAGGTAACCTGAGAAGCAACCTGAAACGAAACACCAAGGGGCGCTGCAGGTACACTCCTCAAGCGGGAGCTCTGTGCTGGGAGCAGGACCTGGAGAGCACCTACCCCCGTTCCGAGCACCGCTACGACTACGTCCTGGCAGCTGACGTGGTCTACATTCACGACTTCCTCAACGACCTGCTGGCCACCATGCGCCACTTTTGTCTTCCTGGCACCACCCTGATCTGGTCTAACAAGGTCCGTTTCCAGGCCGACCTCCGCTTCTCAGAAAACTTCAAGAGTGCCTTCCACACCACGCTACTGGCCGACCTGCCCGACGAAGAGATCAAGATCTTCATGGCCACGAGCAAGGAATAGACGCTTGTGGAGGACATTTTATTCAGTCGATCTTGAGCTGATTCTAGAATGAATATGTCTAACATTCCTCTGGATTAGCACAACTTTCAGTAGGATCCCTTTTGGCAACAgctttgaacaaaaaaaaccattttttGATAGCATGTAGACAGAAGGCAACCAGGAAAGTGCTTTAATGAACAAGGAAAACCTAGCAATTATCTTAGTGAAGAGTAATGGCTAACTTTACAGTTAAACACTTCTTACATTTGTTGTGctgtttacatttcttttctaaaaaaaaaaaatactcgaTTTGATACTTGTTTTGATAACATGCATGCACTTGCCAAGAAATAAATGTAGCTCATTGTacactgtgtgcatgcatgtggttTTATTAGTATATGGCATGAATAATCAAATGGTACTTGCCAGAAAAAGTAGAGGTGGTGTTCTGGAGAAACTCAATCTGGCCAATTTATAGACCCAATAATGTATTCAGCTGGCTGTGCGAGTCATTACATTCAATTCTGTGAA contains:
- the LOC135240883 gene encoding protein-lysine methyltransferase METTL21C-like isoform X2, which produces METLGAWVTQLEHNVDEVIEVDVEVEEEDEEEDETEVVDDDVNETPPRVPEDTKEVESKDEQLGECQKTTRLWQPTIYSSFGKEKYYFAGHDIEIYEGLDTYGATIWPGAIALCQYLDTNRQEINLMDKTVLEIGAGTGLLSIVACLLGARVLATDMPDILGNLRSNLKRNTKGRCRYTPQAGALCWEQDLESTYPRSEHRYDYVLAADVVYIHDFLNDLLATMRHFCLPGTTLIWSNKVRFQADLRFSENFKSAFHTTLLADLPDEEIKIFMATSKE
- the LOC135240883 gene encoding protein-lysine methyltransferase METTL21C-like isoform X1; the encoded protein is MGVSTRMLLLYKQRNWVLLDADTPKKETDSTGTGPSVPHSFTRLSSHTASTRFPALPVVMETLGAWVTQLEHNVDEVIEVDVEVEEEDEEEDETEVVDDDVNETPPRVPEDTKEVESKDEQLGECQKTTRLWQPTIYSSFGKEKYYFAGHDIEIYEGLDTYGATIWPGAIALCQYLDTNRQEINLMDKTVLEIGAGTGLLSIVACLLGARVLATDMPDILGNLRSNLKRNTKGRCRYTPQAGALCWEQDLESTYPRSEHRYDYVLAADVVYIHDFLNDLLATMRHFCLPGTTLIWSNKVRFQADLRFSENFKSAFHTTLLADLPDEEIKIFMATSKE